The following coding sequences are from one Campylobacter sp. RM16187 window:
- the mraY gene encoding phospho-N-acetylmuramoyl-pentapeptide-transferase: MFYYLYEFLNFNIFQYITVRAGIAFFISFALTVYLMPKFILWARAKNASQPIYELAPKTHQKKEKTPTMGGLIFMITAILATIICARLDNSFVIASLLCLAGFTAIGFNDDISKILGANNHAGLSPKAKLIAQILVAIVVSSVLYFSGDIGTEFYVPFYKFPLFDLKIFAIAFWTLVIVAASNAVNLTDGLDGLAAVPAMLSLVTLGVFAYICGHAVFSSYLLLPKIIGVGETIIIASALIGSLMGFLWFNCHPAQVFMGDSGSLSLGGYIGLMGVMTKNEILLIIIGFIFVIETLSVILQVGSFKIFKKRIFLMAPIHHHFEIKGWVENKIIVRFWIIALLANLIALTALKIR, encoded by the coding sequence ATGTTTTATTATCTTTATGAATTCCTAAATTTTAACATCTTTCAATACATCACCGTTCGCGCAGGCATAGCCTTTTTCATCTCGTTTGCGCTTACCGTTTACCTTATGCCTAAATTTATCCTGTGGGCAAGAGCCAAAAACGCTAGCCAGCCTATCTATGAGCTTGCGCCAAAAACTCATCAGAAAAAAGAAAAAACCCCAACCATGGGCGGACTGATATTTATGATAACGGCGATACTGGCGACTATCATCTGCGCTAGGCTTGATAACAGCTTCGTTATCGCCTCACTGCTCTGTCTTGCAGGCTTTACCGCAATCGGATTTAACGACGACATATCAAAGATACTTGGCGCAAACAACCACGCCGGCCTAAGCCCAAAAGCCAAACTCATAGCTCAAATTTTAGTAGCCATTGTTGTCTCAAGCGTGCTTTACTTTAGCGGCGATATCGGAACTGAATTTTACGTGCCTTTTTATAAATTTCCACTCTTTGATCTTAAAATTTTTGCTATAGCTTTTTGGACGCTCGTTATCGTTGCAGCCTCAAACGCGGTAAATTTGACGGACGGGCTTGACGGACTCGCAGCGGTTCCTGCTATGCTTTCGCTTGTTACGTTAGGTGTTTTTGCATACATATGCGGTCATGCAGTGTTTAGCTCGTATTTGCTACTTCCAAAGATCATCGGCGTTGGCGAAACCATCATCATAGCTTCAGCTCTAATCGGCTCATTGATGGGATTTTTGTGGTTTAACTGCCACCCTGCGCAAGTTTTTATGGGAGATAGCGGAAGCTTAAGTCTTGGAGGATATATCGGGCTTATGGGCGTTATGACTAAAAATGAAATTTTGCTTATCATTATAGGATTTATCTTTGTTATCGAGACTTTAAGCGTTATTTTGCAGGTAGGAAGCTTTAAAATTTTTAAAAAGCGAATTTTCTTAATGGCGCCTATCCATCATCATTTTGAGATAAAAGGCTGGGTGGAAAATAAAATCATTGTTAGATTTTGGATCATCGCACTTTTAGCAAATCTCATCGCACTAACCGCACTAAAGATAAGATAA
- the gpmI gene encoding 2,3-bisphosphoglycerate-independent phosphoglycerate mutase, with protein sequence MKQKTILVITDGIGFNKNSEFNAFAAAKKPTYDWLFKNVPNSLIKTSGLAVGLPEGQMGNSEVGHMCIGSGRVLYQNLVKISLGFKEGSLAQNEKLKELFKKCKNIHVIGLYSDGGVHSHLEHFDDMCKLAKDNGCEIYAHAITDGRDVAPASAAEFVRQLEEKFNVATICGRFYAMDRDKRWDRVHEAYKVMIEGANLQSQKPSKYIQKSYDDGVLDEFIKPASFNGFKGIGKDDGVIFINFRNDRMREIVAAFGVSEFSEFKRPFVVQNLVTMTEYDANFSFPVLFENDKINNTLAQVISRAGLRQLHTAETEKYAHVTFFFNGGVEELLENETRILIPSPKVKTYDEKPEMSAEGVCDAVLKAIDDGQDFIVVNFANGDMVGHTGDFDAAVKAVEAVDSALGKIVAKVKEKGYAMIITSDHGNCEEMRDKSGMLTNHTTYDVFCFVLGDGVKEVKTGGLNNIAASVLKLMGLEKPTEMDEPLF encoded by the coding sequence ATGAAACAAAAAACTATTTTAGTAATAACAGACGGCATAGGATTTAATAAAAATTCCGAATTTAACGCTTTTGCAGCAGCCAAAAAGCCAACTTATGATTGGCTATTTAAAAATGTGCCAAATTCGCTTATCAAGACCTCAGGGCTTGCGGTTGGGCTTCCTGAAGGACAGATGGGAAATAGCGAAGTAGGGCATATGTGCATAGGAAGCGGGCGAGTTTTGTATCAAAATTTAGTAAAAATTTCACTCGGGTTTAAGGAGGGCTCGCTAGCGCAAAACGAAAAGCTAAAAGAGCTTTTTAAAAAGTGCAAAAATATCCACGTTATCGGGCTTTATAGCGATGGTGGAGTGCACTCTCATCTTGAGCATTTTGATGATATGTGCAAGCTTGCTAAGGATAACGGATGTGAAATTTACGCTCATGCGATAACCGACGGCAGAGACGTGGCTCCTGCGAGTGCGGCTGAGTTTGTAAGGCAGCTTGAGGAGAAATTTAACGTGGCTACGATTTGCGGTAGATTTTACGCGATGGATAGGGATAAGCGCTGGGATAGGGTGCATGAAGCTTATAAGGTGATGATAGAAGGTGCAAATTTACAGAGCCAAAAACCAAGCAAATATATCCAAAAGAGCTATGATGATGGCGTTTTAGATGAGTTTATAAAGCCTGCCAGTTTTAACGGATTTAAAGGGATCGGCAAAGATGATGGAGTTATATTTATAAATTTTAGAAACGATAGGATGCGCGAGATCGTAGCGGCATTTGGCGTGAGTGAATTTAGCGAATTTAAGCGTCCTTTTGTAGTGCAAAATTTAGTCACAATGACCGAATACGACGCAAATTTTAGCTTTCCTGTTTTGTTTGAAAACGATAAGATAAATAACACTTTAGCGCAGGTCATATCACGTGCAGGACTTCGTCAGCTTCACACTGCAGAGACGGAGAAATACGCACATGTGACCTTTTTCTTTAACGGAGGGGTTGAGGAGCTGCTTGAAAACGAGACGAGAATTTTAATCCCTAGCCCGAAGGTTAAAACATACGATGAAAAACCTGAGATGAGTGCTGAGGGTGTGTGTGACGCGGTTTTAAAGGCGATTGATGACGGGCAGGATTTTATCGTGGTAAATTTCGCAAATGGCGATATGGTAGGTCATACGGGCGATTTTGATGCGGCCGTAAAGGCAGTGGAAGCAGTGGATAGCGCTCTTGGGAAAATTGTAGCCAAAGTAAAAGAAAAGGGCTACGCGATGATAATCACCAGCGATCATGGAAACTGCGAAGAGATGAGGGATAAAAGCGGAATGCTTACGAACCATACGACTTACGATGTCTTTTGCTTCGTGCTAGGTGATGGAGTAAAAGAGGTAAAAACCGGCGGACTGAATAATATCGCAGCGAGCGTGCTTAAGCTGATGGGACTTGAAAAGCCGACAGAGATGGATGAGCCGCTTTTTTAG